One Echeneis naucrates chromosome 1, fEcheNa1.1, whole genome shotgun sequence DNA segment encodes these proteins:
- the LOC115046273 gene encoding CDGSH iron-sulfur domain-containing protein 3, mitochondrial isoform X1, whose protein sequence is MSMLVTKLDHIWITLTLRLARPPATATPKVQLSTLPPEPVIPSKKPFKVELLGGKRYSWCTCGYSKKQVKFILKLSITQYKALCFLWYNLYFQPFCDGAHKLKAQGLSPLRFVPETDSTAWLCGCKYTNNPPYCDGTHKQDFIISATLHKETES, encoded by the exons ATGAGCATGCTGGTGACTAAGTTAGACCACATATGGATCACTTTAACCTTGAGGCTCGCTCGGCCACCAGCTACGGCAACTcccaag GTTCAACTCTCCACGCTCCCTCCAGAACCTGTCATCCCCTCCAAGAAGCCTTTCAAAGTGGAGCTGCTTGGGGGGAAGCGTTACTCGTGGTGCACCTGTGGATACAGTAAGAAACAggtaaaattcattttaaaattgtctATCACACAGTACAAAGCCCTGTGTTTCCTTTGGTACAATCTTTACTTTCAGCCTTTCTGTGATGGAGCCCACAAGCTGAAAGCCCAAGGCCTGTCCCCACTACGCTTTGTCCCAGAGACAGACTCCACGGCTTGGCTGTGCGGATGCAAATACACCAACAACCCCCCTTACTGCGATGGCACGCACAAGCAGGACTTCATTATTTCTGCCACACTACATAAAGAGACTGAGTCTTGA
- the LOC115046273 gene encoding CDGSH iron-sulfur domain-containing protein 3, mitochondrial isoform X2, producing MSMLVTKLDHIWITLTLRLARPPATATPKVQLSTLPPEPVIPSKKPFKVELLGGKRYSWCTCGYSKKQPFCDGAHKLKAQGLSPLRFVPETDSTAWLCGCKYTNNPPYCDGTHKQDFIISATLHKETES from the exons ATGAGCATGCTGGTGACTAAGTTAGACCACATATGGATCACTTTAACCTTGAGGCTCGCTCGGCCACCAGCTACGGCAACTcccaag GTTCAACTCTCCACGCTCCCTCCAGAACCTGTCATCCCCTCCAAGAAGCCTTTCAAAGTGGAGCTGCTTGGGGGGAAGCGTTACTCGTGGTGCACCTGTGGATACAGTAAGAAACAg CCTTTCTGTGATGGAGCCCACAAGCTGAAAGCCCAAGGCCTGTCCCCACTACGCTTTGTCCCAGAGACAGACTCCACGGCTTGGCTGTGCGGATGCAAATACACCAACAACCCCCCTTACTGCGATGGCACGCACAAGCAGGACTTCATTATTTCTGCCACACTACATAAAGAGACTGAGTCTTGA
- the LOC115041286 gene encoding CDGSH iron-sulfur domain-containing protein 3, mitochondrial-like — translation MKSSNFVMAAWRGCGLTFGRPQPASPVFCMMRRVLLSTQPVPAARLPYRVKVSAGKRYAWCACGHSKKQPFCDGAHKTAAPTISPLRFTPDKDRTLMLCACKQTKNAPHCDGSHFKVMWQDLVKSVKGVFK, via the exons ATGAAGTCGAGCAACTTCGTAATGGCGGCGTGGAGAGGATGTGGGCTGACCTTCGGACGGCCACAACCTGCGTCTCCTGTTTTCTGCATG ATGCGAAGGGTCCTGCTGTCCACACAGCCTGTCCCCGCAGCCAGACTGCCCTACAGAGTGAAGGTATCGGCTGGGAAACGCTACGCCTGGTGTGCATGTGGACACAGCAAGAAACAG CCGTTCTGTGATGGAGCGCACAAGACAGCAGCACCCACCATCTCTCCTCTGCGTTTCACCCCCGATAAAGACAGGACTCTGATGTTGTGTGCCTGTAAGCAAACTAAAAATGCACCACACTGCGACGGCTCACACTTTAAGGTCATGTGGCAGGATTTGGTGAAGTCAGTGAAAGGTGTCTTTAAATGA